A region of the Fulvia fulva chromosome 7, complete sequence genome:
CAGAACGTCGGCGATCTTGTTCGGTGGCTTCCACTCTTCTGCCTTCAGCATGCCTAGACACATCGCGCCCTTGTCATCGTTGCTAACGTTGGGGTGGTAGATCTTGGTGCGGAAGGCGACGACCGGTGGTTTGAAGGGgtactctttaggtagtgTGACTTGAATGTGGAAGCGGCCACCCTGTTGTCACATGTTAGGTATGTGCGAGGGTGAGGGGGAGCAATCGACTTACAACATAGACAGAATCGGCGGGACCCTCCATGTAGACGTTCCAGATGTTCATGTCGCTCTCGTTCGGCTC
Encoded here:
- a CDS encoding Ubiquitin-conjugating enzyme E2 5A, with translation MSSNKRLQKELQENAANPLPGCTIEPNESDMNIWNVYMEGPADSVYVGGRFHIQVTLPKEYPFKPPVVAFRTKIYHPNVSNDDKGAMCLGMLKAEEWKPPNKIADVLKLVKAVLSAPQPDDAIETTIAEQYKNDFKGFEKEAKMWTSKYAN